Below is a genomic region from Tepidiforma bonchosmolovskayae.
CGAGGTACTCGGCTGGCTTGCCGAGGGTGCCGGGTTGGCCGGGCTTAGACCTCAAGGAGTTCCGCCTCTTTCTTCTTGCTCTCGGCGTCGATGGTCGCAATGTGCCGGTCCGTAATCTTCTGCAGCTCCTCCTCCGCCCGCTTCAGCTCATCCTGCGACATCCCGCCCTCTTTTTCGAGCTTCCGCAGCTCCTCGTGAGCGTGGCGCCGAACGTTCCGCACGGCTACCCGGGCGTCCTCGGCCTTGTGGTGCACGAGCTTCACCAGCTCCTTTCGGCGCTGCTCGGTCAGCGGCGGAATCGGCAGCCGCAGCACCTGTCCGTCAATCGCCGGGTTCAGGCCGAGGTCGCTCGACTGGATCGCCTTCTGGATTGCGGGGACCGCGCTCCGGTCCCAGACCGTCACCGTCAGCAGCCGCGGCTCCGGCGCATTGATCGTGCCGAGCTGCTTGAGCGGCGTCAGGGCGCCGTAGTAGTCAACCATCAGCGTTTCGATGAGGCTCGGGTGGGCCCGCCCGGTTCGCACCCCGTTCAGCTCCCGCCGCAGCGCCTCCACCGAGTGGTCCATCTTCTCGTCAGCTTCGAGGAGGATCTCCTCAGCATCCGCCATGGTCTGCCTCCTCCGCGTTCAGGGATGTGCCGCCGGCTCCGGCGAAGCCGAAACCAGCGTGCCAATGGTATCGCCGCGGAGCGCCCGGTACACCGCGTCCGGCGCGGCCACATCGAACACCACGATCGGCATGTGATGCTCCATGCACATGCTCAGCGCGGTGATGTCCATCACCTGCAGCCGCCGCTGGATCGCCTCGATGTGCGTCACGTGCTCGAACTTCCTCGCCCCGGGCACCTTCGCCGGGTCGGCGTCGTACACGCCGTCCACCCCGTTCTTGGCCATCAGGAGCACTTCACAGTCGGTCTCGATGGCGCGCAGGGCGCCCGCCGTGTCGGTCGTCATGAACGGGTTCCCTGTCCCCGCGGCGAAAATCACCACGCGCCCCTTCTCGAGGTGGCGGATCGCCCGCCGCCGGATGTACGGCTCGGCGACCTGCGCAATCGGCAGCGCTGTCTGCGTCCGCACCACTGCGCCGCGCTTCTCCAGGGCGTCCTGCAGCGCGAGGGCGTTCATGATGGTGCCGAGCATCCCGGCGTAGTCGGCCGTCGCGCGGTCCATTCCCGTCTCTGCAACGGTCGCGCCGCGCCAGAAGTTCCCGCCGCCAACCGATACGGCAACCTGCACACCCTCATCGACCGCCTGCTTGATCTGCCTGGCAAGGTCGTTCAGGGTCACAGGGTCGATGCCGAACGGCCGCGAGCCCATCAGCGCCTCGCCGCTCAGCTTGACGAGCGCCCGCCGATACCGCCCGCGGCCGTGACCGGTCATCGCTGACTACCGTCCCAGTTCGTACCGCACGAACCGGCGCACGCGGATGTTCTCCCCGGTCCGGGCGATGGCATCCTGCACCAGGTCCTTAATGGTCTTGCTGGCGTCGCGGATGAACGGCTGGGCGAGCAGGACAACCTCCTCGTCCGGGCCCTCGTACTTCGCCCGCTCGGGGTCATCGGCCGAGACGACCTGCGGATTCATCGCCGCCACCTGCATCGCAATGTTCCGCGCCAGCTGCCGGAACTCGTCGGTATTGGCCACGAAATCGGTCTCGCAGTTCACTTCGACCAGCACGCCGATCCGGCCGCCGGCATGGATGTAGGCGTCGACGACGCCGTTGCTCGTCTCGCGGTCCTGCCGCTTCGCCGCCGCGGCGATCCCGCGCTCGCGCAGGATCTGCTTTGCCTTCGCCTTGTCGCCGCCCGCCTCTTCGAGCGCGCGCTTGGCGTCCATCACGCCCGCCCCGGTCTCGTCCCGGAGCTCCTTAATCATTTCAGTCGTAACAGCAGCCACCTGCGATCTACTCCTGTGCCTGGGTCTGTGCGGCGTCTGCCGCCTGCATGCTGATGACAGTCACCCGGGTGCCGGCCTCGGCCGGCGCCTCGTCCTCCGGAGAGGCCGTGTAGCTGCCCGCGCCGTCGGCCGCGCGCGCCAGCTCGTCGACCTGCGTGCCCGGCGCCACCCCCGATTCCCGCATGGCGCGGCCCTCGATGGCCGCGTCGGCGATCTTCCCGAGGATCAGCTTGATCGCGCGGATTGCGTCGTCGTTGCTCGGGATGGGATACGCGATCGGGTCGGGGTCGCAGTTGGTATCGACCAGCGACACGATCGGGATGCCGAGCCGAACGCATTCGGAGACGGCGATGGCCTCTTTGACGGTGTCGATGATGAACACGGCGCCGGGCAGGCGGTCCATGTTCTTGATGCCGCCGAAGTACCGGTTCATCCGCTCGATCTCGTTCTGGATTTCGAGCTGCTCGCGCTTCGGGAGCCGGGCGAAATCCCCCCGCTCCATCGCCGCCTCCAGTTCGCGCAGGTGACGGATCCGCTGCTGGATGGTCCGGAAGTTGGTAAGCGTGCCGCCGAGCCAGCGGTTGTTCACGTACGGGAGCCCGGCGCGCTTCGCTTCCATCTCCACCGTCTCGC
It encodes:
- the frr gene encoding ribosome recycling factor, with translation MADAEEILLEADEKMDHSVEALRRELNGVRTGRAHPSLIETLMVDYYGALTPLKQLGTINAPEPRLLTVTVWDRSAVPAIQKAIQSSDLGLNPAIDGQVLRLPIPPLTEQRRKELVKLVHHKAEDARVAVRNVRRHAHEELRKLEKEGGMSQDELKRAEEELQKITDRHIATIDAESKKKEAELLEV
- a CDS encoding elongation factor Ts, coding for MIKELRDETGAGVMDAKRALEEAGGDKAKAKQILRERGIAAAAKRQDRETSNGVVDAYIHAGGRIGVLVEVNCETDFVANTDEFRQLARNIAMQVAAMNPQVVSADDPERAKYEGPDEEVVLLAQPFIRDASKTIKDLVQDAIARTGENIRVRRFVRYELGR
- the rpsB gene encoding 30S ribosomal protein S2, giving the protein MKQLLEAGVHFGHQTRRWNPKMRQFIFTERNGIHIIDLQQTVTRLEAAINFVRDVVASGADVLIVGTKKQARETVEMEAKRAGLPYVNNRWLGGTLTNFRTIQQRIRHLRELEAAMERGDFARLPKREQLEIQNEIERMNRYFGGIKNMDRLPGAVFIIDTVKEAIAVSECVRLGIPIVSLVDTNCDPDPIAYPIPSNDDAIRAIKLILGKIADAAIEGRAMRESGVAPGTQVDELARAADGAGSYTASPEDEAPAEAGTRVTVISMQAADAAQTQAQE
- the pyrH gene encoding UMP kinase: MTGHGRGRYRRALVKLSGEALMGSRPFGIDPVTLNDLARQIKQAVDEGVQVAVSVGGGNFWRGATVAETGMDRATADYAGMLGTIMNALALQDALEKRGAVVRTQTALPIAQVAEPYIRRRAIRHLEKGRVVIFAAGTGNPFMTTDTAGALRAIETDCEVLLMAKNGVDGVYDADPAKVPGARKFEHVTHIEAIQRRLQVMDITALSMCMEHHMPIVVFDVAAPDAVYRALRGDTIGTLVSASPEPAAHP